A stretch of Desulfitobacterium dichloroeliminans LMG P-21439 DNA encodes these proteins:
- the cls gene encoding cardiolipin synthase, with the protein MKNLPMFYRVAFIALLLLLQIFALVMIIWRFSNFFIYFYIFSFLLSIIALLYIMNLKTDPAYKIAWVIAILLFPIFGGLFYLMFGRTKLSKRKRRKMQIVNDKMIQLLVQKEETIQKLTSEDLRAANLARYIEKYSFCPVCQNTHSEYFPIGEKMYERLLIELETAEKFIFLEYFIIGEGLLWDSVLAILEKKVKQGVDVRVLYDDVGSLFKLPFGYEKELEAKGIKCRVFNRLIPVLSIHMNNRDHRKIAVIDGKTAFTGGINLSDEYINAFDRFGHWKDTAILIQGEAVLNFTVMFLSLWGYETETNEDYTQYKSYTEGATAITSDGYVQPFGDSPLDDEPLGETVYLNLIAQAEHYIFINTPYLILNNSMLSALSSAAKRSIDVRIVTPYRGDRWFVHSMTRSNYRLLIESGVKIYEYSPGFIHAKSIVVDDRHAVVGTINMDYRSLYLHFECGVYVYNTQSVIDIKEDYVTTLELCQNITLDDCYRVKWYRRLGRTILRIFAPLM; encoded by the coding sequence ATGAAAAACTTACCCATGTTTTATCGAGTAGCATTTATCGCTTTACTTCTCCTTCTCCAGATCTTTGCCTTGGTTATGATCATTTGGAGATTTAGTAACTTCTTTATCTACTTTTACATATTCAGTTTTTTGTTGAGCATTATTGCTTTGCTTTATATAATGAACCTCAAGACCGATCCCGCTTATAAAATTGCCTGGGTTATCGCAATACTTCTATTCCCCATCTTTGGGGGGCTCTTCTACCTTATGTTTGGTCGCACAAAGCTAAGTAAGCGTAAAAGACGAAAGATGCAAATCGTTAACGATAAGATGATTCAACTTTTGGTTCAAAAGGAAGAAACCATCCAGAAGCTTACGTCCGAAGATTTACGGGCAGCCAATCTTGCACGCTATATCGAAAAGTACTCCTTTTGCCCTGTCTGTCAAAACACTCATTCTGAATATTTTCCAATTGGCGAGAAAATGTATGAACGACTTTTGATAGAATTAGAAACAGCTGAGAAGTTTATTTTCTTAGAATATTTTATAATTGGCGAAGGCCTGTTATGGGATTCCGTACTGGCTATCCTTGAGAAAAAAGTAAAGCAGGGAGTAGATGTACGGGTTCTTTACGATGATGTAGGTAGTCTCTTCAAGTTACCTTTTGGTTATGAAAAGGAACTGGAGGCAAAAGGGATAAAATGCCGCGTCTTTAATCGCCTTATCCCTGTTCTCTCTATTCATATGAACAATCGAGATCATCGTAAAATTGCCGTAATCGATGGAAAAACCGCCTTTACAGGCGGAATTAATCTTTCTGATGAATATATCAATGCCTTTGACCGATTTGGACATTGGAAGGATACTGCCATCCTTATCCAAGGGGAAGCTGTCTTAAATTTTACTGTCATGTTTTTATCCTTATGGGGATATGAGACTGAAACAAATGAGGATTATACTCAATATAAGTCCTATACTGAAGGAGCTACAGCAATCACTTCGGATGGATATGTACAACCCTTCGGGGATAGCCCCTTAGATGATGAACCGCTCGGAGAAACTGTCTATCTCAATCTCATCGCCCAAGCGGAACACTATATCTTTATCAATACCCCTTATCTCATCCTTAATAATAGCATGCTTTCCGCCCTCAGCTCCGCCGCCAAACGGAGCATCGATGTTCGTATCGTTACCCCCTATCGCGGAGATCGCTGGTTTGTTCACTCCATGACTCGTTCCAATTATCGGTTACTGATTGAAAGTGGTGTGAAAATCTATGAATATTCTCCCGGCTTCATCCATGCGAAATCCATTGTTGTTGATGATAGGCACGCTGTAGTCGGTACCATCAATATGGATTATCGAAGTCTTTACTTGCATTTTGAGTGCGGTGTTTATGTCTACAATACTCAGAGTGTTATAGATATTAAAGAAGATTATGTGACAACCCTAGAGCTATGCCAAAACATTACATTAGATGATTGTTACCGGGTTAAGTGGTATCGGCGATTAGGCCGCACAATTCTGCGCATTTTTGCTCCACTGATGTAG
- a CDS encoding IS1380-like element ISEcp1 family transposase: protein MINKIDFKAKNLTSNAGLFLLLENAKSNGIFDFIENDLVFDNDSTNKIKMNHIKTMLCGHFIGIDKLERLKLLQNDPLVNEFDISVKEPETVSRFLGNFNFKTTQMFRDINFKVFKKLLTKSKLTSITIDIDSSVINVEGHQEGASKGYNPKKLGNRCYNIQFAFCDELKAYVTGFVRSGNTYTANGAAEMIKEIVANIKSDDLEILFRMDSGYFDEKIIETIESLGCKYLIKAKSYSTLTSQATNSSIVFVKGEEGRETTELYTKLVKWEKDRRFVVSRVLKPEKERAQLSLLEGSEYDYFFFVTNTTLLSEKVVIYYEKRGNAENYIKEAKYDMAVGHLLLKSFWANEAVFQMMMLSYNLFLLFKFDSLDSSEYRQQIKTFRLKYVFLAAKIIKTARYVIMKLSENYPYKGVYEKCLV from the coding sequence ATGATTAATAAAATTGATTTCAAAGCTAAGAATCTAACATCAAATGCAGGTCTTTTTCTGCTCCTTGAGAATGCAAAAAGCAATGGGATTTTTGATTTTATTGAAAATGACCTCGTATTTGATAATGACTCAACAAATAAAATCAAGATGAATCATATAAAGACCATGCTCTGCGGTCACTTCATTGGCATTGATAAGTTAGAACGTCTAAAGCTACTTCAAAATGATCCCCTCGTCAACGAGTTTGATATTTCCGTAAAAGAACCTGAAACAGTGTCACGGTTTCTAGGAAACTTCAACTTCAAGACAACCCAAATGTTTAGAGACATTAATTTTAAAGTCTTTAAAAAACTGCTCACTAAAAGTAAATTGACATCCATTACGATTGATATTGATAGTAGTGTAATTAACGTAGAAGGTCATCAAGAAGGTGCGTCAAAAGGATATAATCCTAAGAAACTGGGAAACCGATGCTACAATATCCAATTTGCATTTTGCGACGAATTAAAAGCATATGTTACCGGATTTGTAAGAAGTGGCAATACTTACACTGCAAACGGTGCTGCGGAAATGATCAAAGAAATTGTTGCTAACATCAAATCAGACGATTTAGAAATTTTATTTCGAATGGATAGTGGCTACTTTGATGAAAAAATTATCGAAACGATAGAATCTCTTGGATGCAAATATTTAATTAAAGCCAAAAGTTATTCTACACTCACCTCACAAGCAACGAATTCATCAATTGTATTCGTTAAAGGAGAAGAAGGTAGAGAAACTACAGAACTGTATACAAAATTAGTTAAATGGGAAAAAGACAGAAGATTTGTCGTATCTCGCGTACTGAAACCAGAAAAAGAAAGAGCACAATTATCACTTTTAGAAGGTTCCGAATACGACTACTTTTTCTTTGTAACAAATACTACCTTGCTTTCTGAAAAAGTAGTTATATACTATGAAAAGCGTGGTAATGCTGAAAACTATATCAAAGAAGCCAAATACGACATGGCGGTGGGTCATCTCTTGCTAAAGTCATTTTGGGCGAATGAAGCCGTGTTTCAAATGATGATGCTTTCATATAACCTATTTTTGTTGTTCAAGTTTGATTCCTTGGACTCTTCAGAATACAGACAGCAAATAAAGACCTTTCGTTTGAAGTATGTATTTCTTGCAGCAAAAATAATCAAAACCGCAAGATATGTAATCATGAAGTTGTCGGAAAACTATCCGTACAAGGGAGTGTATGAAAAATGTCTGGTATAA
- a CDS encoding MarR family winged helix-turn-helix transcriptional regulator, whose protein sequence is MRSMVFENEIWDFLRTISESMANAFRPIVEKYDLTLMQTRILVEVKEGGPHTVGTLGSIIGLSSGNASSMCKKLESAGFLRRVRDPEDERYVKIALTKHGEETIFQIEKALEHRCGAFLETKGEEEYQRFAECMGQVRLFIKEMYEFDSQK, encoded by the coding sequence ATGAGAAGTATGGTGTTTGAGAATGAGATTTGGGATTTTTTAAGGACGATTAGTGAGAGTATGGCCAATGCTTTCCGCCCGATCGTTGAAAAATACGATTTAACTTTGATGCAAACTCGTATTTTGGTTGAAGTTAAGGAAGGTGGCCCCCACACTGTAGGTACTTTAGGAAGTATCATCGGCCTTTCCAGTGGTAATGCGTCATCAATGTGTAAGAAATTAGAATCAGCTGGCTTCTTAAGGCGTGTACGAGATCCTGAAGATGAGCGTTATGTAAAAATAGCTCTTACCAAGCATGGAGAAGAGACCATTTTTCAGATAGAAAAAGCCCTCGAACATCGCTGTGGTGCGTTTCTGGAAACCAAGGGTGAAGAGGAATATCAGCGCTTTGCCGAATGCATGGGTCAAGTGCGGTTGTTTATTAAAGAAATGTATGAATTTGACTCCCAAAAGTAA
- the cbiD gene encoding cobalt-precorrin-5B (C(1))-methyltransferase CbiD — translation MRKEKKERHSWKTGYTTGSCAAGAAKAACLWLQGIDPGPKIEITLPRGEQLPLPIHNREKENDWARVGIIKDAGDDPDVTHGLEIQAQVRILSDQGKIHICGGRGIGVVTKKGLQVPQGEPAINPVPHQMIEAAVREVFPREEVQVVIEAPEGESIAQKTLNPRLGIIGGISILGTTGIVRPMSEEAFKNSILPELDQAMGYGHKAIILTPGNYGFKVASGQLRVPEEAIVQMSNFVGFLLEEAAYRKFEKVVLLGHIGKLIKVAGGIFHTHTHVADARMEILVAHAALAGVPQESLLKFAEFPTVEGAAEEVLAQGWGDLLFHLANRASERAREHVRGDLLVGTAFTLLNGEIIAWDARAEDIIKEFWYWPEAKQDLREK, via the coding sequence ATGAGAAAAGAGAAGAAGGAAAGGCATTCTTGGAAAACGGGATATACCACAGGAAGCTGTGCAGCCGGAGCAGCGAAAGCCGCGTGTCTATGGCTCCAAGGAATAGACCCGGGTCCGAAGATCGAGATTACTCTGCCTCGAGGAGAACAGCTTCCCCTACCAATTCACAATAGAGAAAAGGAGAATGATTGGGCGCGGGTAGGAATAATAAAGGATGCAGGAGATGATCCGGACGTTACCCATGGTCTAGAAATACAAGCCCAGGTGCGAATCCTTTCCGACCAAGGAAAAATCCATATCTGCGGTGGTCGGGGAATAGGTGTCGTCACCAAAAAGGGACTTCAAGTCCCTCAGGGAGAGCCTGCCATCAATCCTGTGCCACACCAAATGATTGAAGCGGCTGTACGTGAAGTTTTTCCTCGGGAAGAAGTCCAGGTTGTGATTGAAGCGCCTGAAGGAGAGAGTATTGCCCAAAAGACTCTCAATCCCCGTTTAGGAATCATCGGGGGAATATCTATCTTAGGAACCACAGGGATTGTTCGCCCGATGTCAGAAGAAGCGTTTAAGAATTCGATCCTTCCGGAGTTGGATCAAGCGATGGGCTATGGTCATAAAGCTATTATTTTGACCCCAGGCAACTATGGGTTTAAGGTAGCCAGCGGACAACTGAGGGTGCCCGAGGAAGCTATTGTGCAGATGAGCAACTTTGTGGGTTTTTTATTGGAAGAAGCCGCTTATCGCAAGTTTGAGAAGGTGGTACTTTTGGGCCATATCGGAAAGCTTATTAAAGTTGCTGGTGGAATATTTCATACCCATACCCATGTGGCCGATGCTCGCATGGAGATTCTTGTGGCACATGCGGCACTGGCCGGGGTTCCCCAAGAGTCATTGCTAAAGTTCGCTGAATTTCCTACAGTTGAAGGGGCTGCTGAAGAAGTACTGGCTCAGGGATGGGGCGATTTGCTCTTCCATTTAGCGAATCGGGCAAGTGAGCGGGCTCGGGAGCATGTTCGTGGGGATTTGCTGGTGGGTACAGCATTCACCTTGCTTAATGGTGAGATTATTGCTTGGGATGCTCGAGCTGAGGATATTATCAAGGAATTTTGGTATTGGCCGGAAGCCAAGCAGGATTTACGGGAAAAATAG